In Kordiimonas sp. SCSIO 12610, the following are encoded in one genomic region:
- a CDS encoding tetratricopeptide repeat protein, with protein sequence MTLNRKKASTARSIISLGVLSFVMAACSSAEKGPIKPYIGDKAGLPVTGSWYSEFKSDANIGINHYSAFLAATLAQQNDQQSNAAEYFLDAYKGAPKSGFIGDRAFSQLLFAGRMDEAAEVAGRIIELPEYEADDLVKLTHILAAFKKREWQDARLRLDTDLQTGFGFLLKPLLNAWSFAAERNLEKVNEILAPLKANSQLRSIALEHEAFMLDYMRQYELAEEKYRALIAANTLSSVDPITAYAHMLFENGKKVEARSVFTEQIKRFKGAPILVQASARIMQGKAPLQNPATPNGAMGIVFTRLAREFTQAQSRRAAIIYLRLASYMTPDVPVLYFTLGELFEQLQNPLSAAEIYASISGGRGFSLAAKNRRATALDRGGETTQAVALINDLLEEQPNNRQLKMQLGDIARRNSDFALAVQHYSEVIDRIRKPSRNDWVLYLARAISYQNLGDWERAEADMKFALTLDPNQPDLLNNLGYSWIERGENITEAKAMIEKAVLARPNDGQITDSLGWVHYLTGDYERAVSELEKAVKLAPTDSTISEHLGDAYWRVGRRVEARFQWRHALDNGPDADKQHVIEDKLAFGLASGQL encoded by the coding sequence ATGACGTTGAACCGGAAAAAAGCATCAACTGCACGCTCAATTATATCATTGGGCGTGTTGTCGTTCGTGATGGCTGCTTGCTCGTCCGCTGAGAAGGGGCCAATTAAGCCCTATATTGGTGATAAGGCAGGCCTTCCGGTCACGGGGTCTTGGTATAGCGAATTCAAATCAGACGCCAATATTGGCATTAATCATTACAGTGCCTTTTTGGCAGCGACGCTTGCGCAGCAAAATGACCAGCAGTCCAATGCAGCGGAGTATTTCCTTGATGCCTATAAAGGCGCACCCAAAAGTGGATTTATTGGCGATAGAGCCTTTTCGCAACTTTTGTTCGCGGGGCGTATGGATGAAGCCGCAGAAGTGGCAGGCCGAATAATTGAGCTCCCAGAGTATGAGGCGGATGATCTTGTTAAGCTGACGCATATTCTGGCAGCGTTTAAAAAACGTGAATGGCAGGATGCAAGACTGCGCCTGGATACTGACCTGCAAACGGGTTTTGGTTTTCTTCTGAAGCCGCTTTTAAATGCCTGGTCCTTTGCTGCGGAACGCAACCTTGAGAAGGTGAATGAAATACTAGCGCCGCTGAAAGCGAATTCACAGCTTAGAAGTATAGCGCTTGAGCATGAAGCTTTTATGCTTGACTATATGAGGCAATATGAACTCGCAGAAGAAAAATATCGTGCATTGATTGCCGCGAACACGCTGTCTTCTGTCGACCCGATTACTGCATATGCCCATATGCTGTTCGAAAATGGTAAAAAAGTTGAAGCGCGTAGCGTTTTTACTGAGCAGATTAAACGCTTCAAGGGGGCACCAATTCTGGTGCAGGCGAGCGCGAGGATTATGCAGGGCAAGGCGCCTTTGCAAAACCCAGCGACGCCAAATGGTGCAATGGGCATTGTTTTCACGAGACTTGCCAGGGAGTTCACGCAGGCACAATCGCGCCGCGCCGCGATTATATATCTGCGCTTGGCGTCATACATGACCCCTGATGTTCCTGTATTATATTTTACCTTGGGTGAACTGTTTGAACAGCTTCAAAATCCATTAAGCGCCGCAGAGATTTATGCCTCCATTTCTGGCGGAAGAGGGTTCTCGCTCGCCGCAAAAAACCGAAGGGCGACCGCTCTTGATCGGGGCGGCGAAACCACGCAGGCGGTTGCGCTCATTAATGATTTATTGGAAGAGCAGCCAAATAATCGTCAATTGAAGATGCAGCTCGGTGATATTGCAAGGCGTAATAGCGATTTTGCCTTGGCAGTTCAGCATTACAGCGAAGTTATCGACCGCATTAGAAAACCGAGCCGGAATGACTGGGTTTTATATTTGGCACGTGCCATTAGTTATCAAAACCTCGGCGACTGGGAACGCGCTGAAGCTGATATGAAATTTGCACTGACGCTTGATCCCAATCAACCTGATCTGCTGAATAATCTGGGGTATTCATGGATTGAACGCGGTGAAAATATTACCGAAGCAAAGGCTATGATTGAAAAGGCGGTTCTAGCACGCCCGAATGATGGTCAAATTACGGATAGCCTTGGATGGGTTCATTACCTGACGGGCGATTATGAAAGAGCGGTATCCGAGTTGGAAAAAGCTGTGAAGCTTGCCCCAACCGATTCCACAATCAGCGAGCATCTTGGCGACGCCTATTGGCGTGTTGGCAGGCGCGTTGAGGCCCGCTTTCAGTGGCGCCATGCGCTTGATAATGGTCCGGACGCTGACAAGCAGCATGTGATTGAAGATAAGTTGGCATTTGGCCTCGCTTCCGGCCAGTTATAA
- a CDS encoding 4-(cytidine 5'-diphospho)-2-C-methyl-D-erythritol kinase: protein MADVGSLQIMAPAKINLFLHVVGKRSDGYHLLQSIFAFTENGDKLTLSPSNTFEFKVEGPFAGELDGQGDATNLVEEAARVFASASDQELDVSITLEKNLPIASGIGGGSADAAATLRLLNRYWGLDWELAKLEEIAIKLGADVPACLYGKPILVQGIGEDISLDIVYEGPEYITLVNPLVSVSTPQVFKTFAATSEFAETCEADELKSVTTSLLHETHNGLEESAKAICPEINLVLDCLGAQEGAKIVRMAGSGATCFALFESRAASLKAIRAIKSEYPNWWVMADKLQN from the coding sequence ATGGCTGATGTTGGTTCATTGCAAATTATGGCACCAGCCAAAATCAACCTCTTTCTGCATGTGGTGGGGAAGCGGTCTGATGGCTATCATTTGCTGCAAAGTATTTTTGCCTTTACAGAAAATGGTGACAAGCTAACGCTTAGCCCCTCAAACACATTCGAATTTAAGGTTGAGGGACCGTTTGCTGGCGAATTGGATGGGCAGGGCGATGCCACCAATCTGGTCGAAGAGGCTGCGCGGGTATTTGCAAGTGCCTCTGATCAGGAGTTGGATGTTTCGATTACGCTTGAGAAGAATTTGCCAATTGCTTCGGGGATCGGCGGTGGTTCTGCTGATGCCGCTGCAACGCTTAGGCTTTTAAATCGTTATTGGGGATTGGACTGGGAACTGGCGAAGCTTGAGGAAATAGCGATCAAGCTTGGGGCGGATGTGCCAGCGTGCCTTTATGGTAAGCCAATATTAGTGCAGGGCATTGGCGAAGATATTTCCTTAGATATCGTCTATGAGGGGCCAGAATATATAACGCTGGTTAATCCGTTGGTTTCAGTATCAACCCCTCAAGTATTCAAAACCTTTGCAGCCACGTCCGAGTTTGCGGAAACATGTGAAGCTGATGAATTGAAATCGGTTACCACGAGTTTGCTGCACGAAACCCACAATGGACTGGAAGAGAGCGCCAAAGCCATTTGCCCAGAAATCAATCTGGTTCTTGATTGTTTGGGCGCTCAGGAGGGTGCTAAAATTGTCAGAATGGCAGGAAGTGGTGCGACCTGTTTTGCCTTGTTTGAAAGCAGGGCTGCTTCGCTAAAAGCTATAAGGGCGATTAAGTCAGAATATCCAAATTGGTGGGTTATGGCTGACAAATTACAAAACTGA
- a CDS encoding NAD-dependent epimerase/dehydratase family protein yields MTILITGAAGFIGSHIAQQYCTHGYDVIGIDNLNDYYSVDLKQARLSNLKHHKNFNFFHTDFADKAALFAQTQNKKIQKIIHLGAQAGVRYSLKNPDVYINSNLIGHANILELARSLDSFEHLIYASSSSVYGANTKQPFAETDPVNLPVSLYAATKRSNELMSQSYAHLYGIPQTGLRLFTVYGPWGRPDMAPWLFTDAIINERPIKVFNHGDMARDFTFIDDIVDGITGLVKTPPSKGGVNNYEGSPSPHRIYNIGNNQPENLMKFISCLENAIGKKAIKVFEDLQDGDLKETTANIDAIHALTGFTPKTQLQDGLNSFVEWFKTYHKIS; encoded by the coding sequence ATGACAATTCTTATAACAGGTGCTGCCGGTTTCATTGGTTCCCATATTGCGCAACAGTATTGCACCCATGGTTATGACGTTATTGGCATTGATAATTTAAATGATTATTACAGTGTGGATCTAAAACAGGCGCGGCTTTCCAACCTAAAACATCATAAGAATTTCAATTTCTTCCATACCGATTTCGCCGACAAAGCAGCCTTGTTTGCACAAACGCAAAATAAAAAAATACAAAAGATCATTCACCTCGGGGCACAAGCAGGGGTTCGCTATTCGCTCAAAAACCCTGACGTCTATATAAATTCAAACCTGATAGGCCACGCAAATATATTGGAACTGGCGCGCTCGCTTGATAGTTTTGAACACCTTATCTACGCAAGTTCCAGTAGCGTATACGGCGCCAACACAAAACAACCCTTTGCGGAAACTGACCCAGTTAACCTACCGGTATCATTGTACGCAGCCACCAAACGCTCGAATGAGCTTATGAGCCAAAGCTACGCACATCTATACGGCATCCCTCAAACGGGCCTGCGACTGTTCACAGTATATGGCCCATGGGGGCGCCCTGATATGGCGCCTTGGCTGTTCACAGATGCCATTATCAACGAAAGGCCAATAAAGGTCTTTAATCACGGAGATATGGCGCGCGATTTCACCTTTATTGATGATATTGTTGACGGGATCACTGGGCTTGTAAAAACACCACCATCGAAAGGAGGCGTCAACAACTACGAAGGCTCCCCTAGCCCTCACCGAATATATAATATTGGCAATAACCAGCCAGAAAACTTGATGAAATTTATTTCCTGTCTTGAAAATGCCATTGGTAAGAAAGCCATCAAGGTATTTGAAGACCTACAGGACGGCGACCTTAAAGAAACGACCGCTAACATAGACGCCATCCACGCCCTTACTGGCTTTACCCCGAAAACACAATTGCAGGATGGTTTGAACAGCTTTGTTGAATGGTTCAAAACGTATCACAAGATTTCTTGA
- a CDS encoding MarR family winged helix-turn-helix transcriptional regulator, with product MNDEILANYLEALAVRLRMTAKPLANDHNLQHIHIQIIGYLGRCNHYSDTFLMLCDYLGQTKGTVSKSVDKLQEKGYLEKRADPHDKRKSHLCLTQKGLSIYEKQRAVWSAVGSKMAPEEHTQTLYGLQSVLRQFQKMNKNRSFGTCTSCRHFNPGKNGGVCGLTNETLCAENLNLICAYHDENIGT from the coding sequence ATGAATGATGAAATACTTGCCAATTACCTCGAAGCGCTTGCTGTCAGGTTAAGGATGACCGCAAAGCCTTTGGCTAATGATCATAACCTTCAACATATCCATATTCAGATCATTGGTTATTTGGGCCGCTGCAATCACTACAGCGATACATTCTTGATGCTATGTGATTATCTGGGCCAAACGAAGGGGACCGTTTCCAAATCAGTCGATAAACTGCAAGAGAAAGGGTATCTGGAAAAACGTGCTGACCCACATGATAAACGAAAGTCCCATCTTTGCCTGACCCAGAAGGGACTTTCGATCTACGAAAAACAACGCGCCGTATGGTCAGCTGTCGGCAGTAAAATGGCGCCTGAGGAACACACACAGACACTGTATGGCTTACAATCCGTCTTACGACAATTCCAGAAAATGAATAAGAATAGAAGCTTTGGAACCTGCACGTCATGCCGACATTTCAATCCAGGTAAAAATGGCGGTGTATGTGGCTTAACCAACGAAACACTCTGTGCAGAAAACCTAAATCTTATCTGTGCTTATCACGATGAAAACATAGGCACATAA
- a CDS encoding lipid A-modifier LpxR family protein produces MVLFATGFAASAQAEENCSFKFTSAQVDQDLFLEPFPGVNEDRDYTMGLFVRFNSCRKGSSWFSGHEVQHLVLDALSIGDGETQFRYSTAFESLTFTPDDLTAEDPIFEDRPYSSILQVTNNLVAFKNPERSATEVSLSLGFLGLPVSDWVQSGLHQVFRTAFGSEEPFDPEGWDNQISDGGEPTAKLSLTWFHRQNVSADWVDIIYSAGANLGYQTGANVGLSARFGRVNKAKPVWQTDRAGGYLTKKSLEDEFYAIVTNKINFVGYNALLQGQFRSNPHDLSSSQIQRFVFENSIGIGWQNDKSDWLFSCTRRTSEFDLPERRTHFFCGLNFARSL; encoded by the coding sequence GTGGTATTATTCGCCACCGGCTTCGCTGCATCAGCTCAGGCAGAAGAAAATTGCTCGTTTAAATTCACAAGTGCACAAGTTGATCAGGACCTGTTCCTTGAACCATTCCCGGGGGTTAACGAAGACCGCGATTATACAATGGGTCTTTTCGTCCGGTTTAATAGCTGCCGAAAAGGATCAAGCTGGTTCTCTGGTCACGAGGTTCAGCATCTCGTTCTCGATGCCTTATCGATAGGGGATGGTGAAACACAGTTTCGCTATAGTACTGCCTTTGAAAGTCTGACATTCACACCTGACGACTTGACTGCAGAAGACCCTATTTTTGAAGATAGGCCCTATAGTTCCATTCTACAGGTCACGAATAATTTGGTGGCTTTTAAAAATCCTGAACGATCCGCTACAGAGGTGAGCTTGTCATTGGGGTTTCTTGGGCTCCCCGTAAGTGATTGGGTGCAGTCGGGCCTGCATCAGGTATTCAGAACTGCGTTTGGTAGCGAGGAACCATTTGACCCCGAGGGATGGGATAATCAGATTTCAGATGGTGGTGAACCAACCGCCAAGCTTTCCCTGACATGGTTTCACCGTCAGAATGTGAGCGCTGATTGGGTTGATATCATATATTCAGCCGGTGCTAATCTTGGGTATCAAACGGGGGCGAATGTAGGGTTATCTGCGCGCTTTGGTAGGGTGAACAAAGCAAAACCTGTGTGGCAAACAGACCGTGCCGGTGGCTATTTAACGAAAAAAAGCCTTGAAGACGAATTTTATGCTATCGTTACGAACAAGATTAATTTTGTTGGCTACAACGCCCTTTTACAAGGGCAGTTCAGAAGTAACCCTCACGATCTATCCAGTTCACAAATTCAAAGGTTTGTTTTTGAAAACTCTATCGGAATTGGCTGGCAAAATGACAAGAGTGACTGGTTGTTTTCCTGTACGCGGCGAACATCGGAATTTGATTTGCCAGAGCGTAGAACACATTTCTTCTGTGGCCTGAATTTCGCTCGCTCCCTTTAA
- a CDS encoding NAD-dependent epimerase/dehydratase family protein — translation MAQSALVLGGTGLIGTHLIKYLTGSDHWSDIAVLTRRPLNVKYDGVTEIIGDATNVSRVLADCKPDVVFCCLGTTRKKAGSRKRFREIDHDYVVKCAEILKRQGAQRFLFVSALGAKVGSLSYYSHVKGETERDLSAIGFEALDILRPSLLLGERHEARFAEDIAGTIMPFFSGLLVGSARKYRPIEAIQVAKAMSEIACSDKLGVTVYESDKLARF, via the coding sequence ATGGCACAATCCGCTCTTGTCCTTGGGGGAACGGGCCTCATTGGGACCCACCTTATAAAATATTTAACAGGAAGTGATCATTGGAGTGATATCGCGGTCCTTACGCGCCGACCATTGAATGTTAAGTATGACGGCGTTACCGAAATTATTGGCGATGCTACTAATGTGTCTCGTGTGCTCGCAGATTGCAAACCCGATGTCGTTTTTTGTTGTCTTGGCACAACAAGAAAAAAAGCGGGTAGCCGTAAACGGTTTAGAGAAATTGATCATGACTATGTCGTCAAATGTGCGGAAATTTTGAAACGGCAGGGGGCTCAGCGTTTTCTGTTTGTATCCGCGTTGGGCGCAAAAGTTGGGTCTTTAAGCTATTATTCTCATGTCAAAGGCGAGACCGAGCGTGACCTCAGTGCAATCGGGTTTGAAGCACTCGATATACTGCGTCCTTCACTATTGTTAGGCGAAAGGCATGAAGCTCGCTTTGCTGAAGATATAGCTGGTACTATTATGCCGTTTTTTAGCGGTTTGTTGGTTGGTAGCGCGCGAAAGTACAGGCCTATTGAGGCGATCCAAGTCGCTAAAGCGATGTCTGAAATTGCTTGTAGTGATAAACTTGGTGTCACGGTCTATGAGAGTGATAAATTGGCAAGGTTTTAA
- a CDS encoding PAS domain-containing protein has product MNMLTTGLSLGGNRPIFEGLKKLNIHDLQATHPAIQFHTYWNKLLECNPSGIIERGRFNPMAVPKLLPWISVLERTSDTDHEFQYRLAGSEVVNLLGEDPKGRLFGYSLPKTTRKLYEEYLLQTYSLQQAIFLTGKFQMPNGNTRHLELGIFPISSDGKSLDQIISITTPQIRYPQFQSKH; this is encoded by the coding sequence ATGAACATGCTAACAACAGGCCTGTCTTTGGGAGGAAACAGGCCAATATTTGAAGGCTTGAAAAAACTAAACATTCATGATTTGCAGGCAACGCACCCTGCAATACAATTTCATACCTATTGGAACAAACTTCTTGAATGCAATCCCAGTGGTATCATCGAACGCGGTCGTTTTAACCCGATGGCAGTTCCAAAACTTTTACCTTGGATCAGCGTGTTAGAAAGAACAAGCGATACTGACCATGAGTTCCAGTATCGCTTAGCGGGTTCCGAAGTAGTCAACCTCTTGGGCGAAGATCCAAAAGGTCGCCTTTTTGGATACTCCCTCCCGAAAACCACTAGAAAATTGTACGAAGAATACTTGCTTCAAACATATTCTCTCCAACAAGCTATATTCCTCACTGGCAAGTTTCAGATGCCAAACGGTAATACTCGCCACTTAGAGCTCGGTATCTTCCCCATATCCAGTGATGGGAAATCGCTTGATCAAATTATCTCTATCACAACGCCTCAGATTAGATACCCACAGTTTCAATCAAAACATTGA
- a CDS encoding acyl-CoA synthetase — MGFDLSKPNEWEGILAYMDATDPIESVEDIIKLEEVPLETRGLPNSTYEAIKFGSELNPNSPALSFFLSPHTAGTPYVWNHGEFFRTITQAANMFNRLGIERGDVIAFILPNLPETHFTIWGGSAAASVLAINPLLEAEQIGELLATASVKLLVTMEHSPGTDIWEKVSSAVKNVKTLDHILVCNFLEYIKGDGQHTREIDLPPTSASIQDSKISVSRFWEELNKSPDDALTFDAPGPDDYSTLLCTGGTTGLPKIVRRTHRSEVYNCWAASRFCPDAFGQGQTSLCGLPLFHTNAMLVTGLIPWMFGGHVLLTGPSGYRGEGVLAEFWRLVDRYKITTFSGVPTIYSALMQFERSNVDISSIKFGICGAAPMPVDTFQRFIEKTGIPIVEAYGMTEGAVGSSMNPVKTDTPKIGSIGLRFPYQDMAIAIIDDEDQFVRWAETDEAGAILISGPNVFDGYLIDEQNQGIWVFADDKRWFNTGDLARQDAQGYFWMTGRRKELIIRGGHNIDPKMIEEAMHKHGNIALAAAIGRPDARVGEVPILYYQTLNGLDIPATDLLEFANSHIPERAAIPKDFIRLDNLPITAVGKIHKVPLTMREIESLIHREAKALNIDLLSLSVEQDKRLGIVANINAPGDTSSLKQALAQYAVTTNFIQD, encoded by the coding sequence ATGGGATTTGACCTATCAAAACCTAATGAATGGGAGGGAATTTTGGCTTATATGGACGCAACAGATCCGATAGAAAGTGTTGAAGACATTATCAAACTAGAGGAAGTACCGCTTGAAACACGAGGGCTGCCTAATTCAACATATGAAGCGATAAAGTTCGGGTCTGAACTTAATCCAAATAGCCCTGCGCTCAGTTTCTTCCTATCTCCACACACCGCAGGAACGCCCTATGTCTGGAACCATGGAGAATTCTTCCGTACGATTACGCAAGCAGCCAATATGTTCAATCGGCTTGGAATTGAACGTGGTGACGTAATCGCATTCATTCTACCTAATCTGCCTGAAACACATTTCACTATTTGGGGAGGCAGTGCAGCAGCCTCTGTTCTTGCTATAAATCCTCTTTTAGAGGCTGAACAAATAGGTGAATTACTAGCCACTGCCTCAGTCAAACTGCTAGTAACCATGGAACACAGCCCCGGGACGGATATCTGGGAAAAAGTAAGCAGCGCGGTTAAAAATGTTAAAACCTTAGATCATATTCTGGTCTGCAACTTCCTCGAATATATCAAAGGCGATGGTCAACATACTAGAGAAATAGATTTACCTCCCACATCGGCATCAATTCAAGACAGCAAAATTTCTGTATCCAGATTCTGGGAAGAATTGAACAAGAGCCCAGACGACGCTCTGACTTTCGATGCTCCAGGCCCAGATGACTATTCAACGCTTTTATGCACAGGTGGCACAACGGGATTGCCTAAAATCGTCCGCAGGACACATCGTTCTGAGGTCTATAACTGTTGGGCCGCTTCTCGTTTCTGTCCAGATGCATTTGGTCAAGGGCAAACATCTTTATGCGGGTTACCGCTTTTTCACACAAATGCAATGCTTGTGACCGGCCTCATTCCGTGGATGTTTGGAGGGCATGTCCTCTTGACTGGGCCAAGCGGCTATAGAGGTGAAGGCGTTCTTGCTGAATTCTGGCGTCTTGTTGATCGCTACAAAATAACAACATTCTCCGGGGTTCCTACTATTTATAGTGCGCTCATGCAATTTGAGCGCTCCAATGTAGATATTAGTTCAATTAAGTTCGGAATTTGCGGTGCTGCCCCCATGCCCGTTGATACTTTCCAGCGTTTCATAGAGAAAACTGGCATACCGATTGTTGAAGCTTATGGCATGACAGAAGGCGCTGTCGGATCATCGATGAATCCGGTAAAAACGGACACACCAAAGATCGGTTCAATTGGCCTGAGGTTCCCTTATCAAGATATGGCCATTGCAATTATAGATGATGAAGACCAGTTCGTCAGATGGGCAGAAACCGATGAGGCGGGGGCTATCCTCATTTCCGGTCCAAACGTCTTTGATGGTTATCTTATTGATGAGCAAAATCAAGGGATCTGGGTTTTTGCCGACGATAAGCGCTGGTTTAATACAGGCGATCTTGCACGTCAGGATGCGCAGGGATACTTCTGGATGACTGGCCGACGCAAGGAGCTCATCATTCGTGGGGGGCACAATATTGACCCCAAAATGATCGAAGAAGCCATGCATAAACATGGCAATATCGCGCTTGCAGCGGCTATTGGCAGACCCGATGCCCGCGTGGGCGAGGTCCCTATTTTATATTATCAAACGCTGAATGGATTAGACATCCCTGCTACGGATCTACTCGAATTTGCTAATTCACATATCCCAGAGCGTGCCGCTATCCCAAAGGACTTTATTCGCCTCGATAATCTTCCAATTACGGCTGTAGGAAAAATTCACAAGGTCCCCCTTACCATGCGGGAAATAGAGTCCTTGATACACCGCGAAGCAAAAGCGCTTAACATTGACCTGCTTTCGCTTTCTGTTGAGCAGGATAAACGTCTCGGCATTGTGGCAAATATAAATGCACCCGGCGATACAAGCTCACTAAAACAAGCACTCGCTCAATATGCAGTAACTACAAACTTTATACAGGATTGA
- a CDS encoding AraC family transcriptional regulator, whose protein sequence is MINLNSTRPPTSLRILCDVAVEMGMPREDFLKGTGLSLDDLYSPDRRITLAQEVRATENFLERQSDSFGIGVTVGNRFHVNVFGIWGFAILSSPTLRSAIQTAIDYTSISLILADIEVGEYNDTPLVNFKMDHLPERVQFYAFERHLTVTLGFMKELIPNFDKQQFRILTSAKDKSYREKLSELLDVSVGFHEQLNALALGPYNLDTPLPRSDPATLDYCLKQCSKLLEEQGGVLAHWSRQVQNKLMQDMGAGIKLRDIACKLGTTERTLRRRLQEEGTSFRAVYTDARLGIARELLETVGLSVEETAWRVGYSEPAAFIRAFSSRFSRTPGKIKKRNSP, encoded by the coding sequence ATGATTAATTTGAATTCGACCCGTCCACCAACCAGTTTGCGTATTCTCTGTGATGTTGCAGTTGAAATGGGAATGCCGCGTGAGGATTTTTTGAAGGGGACCGGTTTAAGTTTGGATGATTTGTATTCGCCCGATAGGCGAATTACGCTGGCTCAAGAGGTTCGCGCGACCGAGAATTTTTTGGAAAGGCAATCGGATAGTTTTGGGATTGGAGTGACGGTTGGTAATCGCTTTCATGTGAACGTGTTTGGGATATGGGGGTTCGCAATCCTGAGTAGTCCAACCCTGCGTTCTGCGATTCAGACAGCCATCGATTATACAAGTATCTCGTTGATTTTAGCAGATATTGAGGTGGGTGAGTATAATGATACGCCACTGGTAAATTTTAAGATGGATCACTTGCCTGAAAGGGTACAGTTTTACGCATTTGAACGTCATTTGACTGTTACATTAGGCTTTATGAAAGAGTTGATCCCAAATTTCGACAAGCAACAGTTTAGAATACTGACGTCGGCAAAAGACAAGAGCTATCGTGAAAAATTGTCTGAGCTACTTGATGTTTCTGTAGGTTTTCACGAACAGTTAAATGCACTCGCCCTTGGGCCCTATAACCTTGACACACCCTTACCGAGGTCTGACCCCGCTACACTGGACTATTGCCTCAAGCAGTGTAGCAAATTACTTGAAGAGCAGGGCGGGGTGCTGGCACACTGGTCACGACAGGTTCAGAATAAGCTCATGCAAGATATGGGTGCTGGTATCAAATTACGCGATATTGCATGTAAACTTGGAACTACTGAGCGCACACTCAGGCGACGGCTTCAAGAGGAAGGAACCAGCTTTAGGGCAGTTTACACAGACGCACGGCTTGGAATTGCCCGGGAACTGCTCGAAACTGTTGGTTTGTCGGTAGAGGAAACAGCATGGCGTGTTGGCTACTCTGAACCAGCCGCTTTTATAAGGGCTTTTTCTTCCCGGTTCAGTCGAACGCCCGGGAAAATAAAAAAACGCAACTCGCCCTAG
- a CDS encoding YegS/Rv2252/BmrU family lipid kinase, whose protein sequence is MGTKTDLILHRKSANIDAVNEIIKKLKKEGLIRKVLIPWNKSANKEMVSYALKKGAKRIIACGGDGTINAVVNSVVETAKPGKFPEIGIFPLGTANDFARGCNLPLDDLEECLRIACTGKSHSCDVGIMNDRYFLNVASAGFGAEITATTPTGLKKALGGAAYSLMGIIKAFEMSPYTGQMHLPNNTHIEGSITFMAVANNRFAGGGFEVGSHAKLDDGLLDLITIRTDNGLNPTDLAREINDLKNPDNQIVRYHQLEAFIIKFDEETYFNLDGEPLKGKVFNFAVKPRYLNVVF, encoded by the coding sequence ATGGGCACGAAAACTGATCTTATCTTACACCGGAAATCTGCGAATATCGACGCGGTTAACGAGATTATCAAAAAGCTTAAAAAAGAAGGATTGATCCGGAAAGTTCTTATCCCCTGGAACAAGTCTGCCAATAAAGAGATGGTTTCTTATGCGCTTAAGAAAGGCGCCAAGAGAATTATTGCGTGTGGTGGTGACGGTACTATTAACGCTGTTGTTAACTCGGTCGTCGAAACCGCAAAACCAGGTAAATTTCCGGAAATAGGTATATTTCCACTTGGAACCGCTAATGATTTCGCCAGAGGCTGTAATTTGCCACTCGATGACCTGGAAGAATGCTTAAGAATTGCCTGCACTGGGAAAAGCCATTCTTGTGACGTGGGTATTATGAATGACAGATATTTCTTAAATGTCGCCAGTGCTGGCTTTGGTGCAGAAATTACAGCTACAACACCAACAGGCCTGAAGAAAGCACTTGGTGGTGCCGCCTATTCTCTAATGGGAATTATTAAGGCTTTCGAGATGTCTCCCTATACGGGCCAAATGCACCTTCCCAATAATACTCACATTGAGGGTAGCATTACATTTATGGCAGTCGCCAATAATCGCTTTGCAGGAGGCGGCTTTGAGGTCGGAAGCCACGCAAAACTTGACGATGGCCTTCTTGACCTCATCACGATCAGAACAGACAATGGCCTAAATCCAACAGATCTGGCGCGGGAAATTAATGACTTAAAAAACCCCGATAACCAGATTGTTCGTTATCACCAACTTGAGGCCTTCATCATTAAATTCGATGAGGAAACATACTTCAACCTGGACGGTGAACCCCTAAAAGGAAAAGTGTTCAATTTCGCGGTCAAACCAAGGTACCTTAATGTGGTATTCTGA